From Deinococcota bacterium, one genomic window encodes:
- a CDS encoding DUF4212 domain-containing protein yields the protein MSDQERAQAQRHADLYWKANIRLITVLLVIWGVVSFLFGIILAEPLNQLRIGNLPLGFWFAQQGSIYVFVVLIFVYAWRMNALDREYGFEE from the coding sequence ATGAGCGATCAGGAGCGAGCGCAGGCGCAAAGGCACGCCGACCTCTACTGGAAGGCCAATATCAGGCTGATCACCGTCTTGCTGGTGATCTGGGGCGTGGTGTCGTTTCTTTTTGGGATCATCTTGGCGGAACCCCTCAACCAGCTCAGGATAGGCAACTTGCCCTTGGGCTTCTGGTTCGCCCAGCAGGGCTCGATCTACGTCTTCGTCGTGCTTATCTTCGTCTACGCCTGGCGGATGAACGCGCTCGACCGCGAATACGGCTTCGAGGAGTAG